In Macadamia integrifolia cultivar HAES 741 chromosome 13, SCU_Mint_v3, whole genome shotgun sequence, one DNA window encodes the following:
- the LOC122058776 gene encoding probable glutathione S-transferase has product MSEEVTLLDFWASPYAMRCKIALAEKGVNYENKEENLKRKSPLLLQMNPVHKKVPVLIHNGKPICESLNIVQYIDETWKGNSPLLPADPYQRAQARFWADFIDKKAFESGAKLWKTKGEEHEKMKLEYIECLKVLEGELGDKPYFGGESFGFEDVSLIPFYCWFYACDSCANFSVEASCPKLVCWAKRCMEKESVSKSLPDPQKIYEYAMHLRKVVGVE; this is encoded by the exons ATGTCTGAGGAGGTTACTCTTCTGGACTTTTGGGCTAGTCCATATGCAATGAGATGCAAAATCGCTTTGGCTGAGAAAGGTGTCAACTATGAGAATAAGGAAGAAAATCTCAAGAGAAAGAGCCCTTTGCTTCTCCAGATGAACCCTGTTCATAAGAAGGTCCCTGTCCTGATCCATAATGGGAAACCCATCTGTGAATCACTGAACATTGTTCAATACATAGATGAAACTTGGAAGGGTAACTCTCCCTTGTTGCCTGCTGATCCTTACCAGCGTGCTCAAGCCAGGTTCTGGGCTGATTTCATCGACAAGAAG GCCTTTGAATCAGGGGCAAAGTTATGGAAGACCAAAGGAGAAGAGCATGAGAAAATGAAGTTGGAATACATAGAATGCTTGAAGGTGTTGGAAGGGGAACTTGGTGATAAGCCTTACTTTGGTGGTGAGAGCTTTGGGTTTGAGGATGTCAGCCTTATCCCTTTCTACTGCTGGTTCTATGCATGTGACAGTTGTGCAAACTTCAGCGTTGAAGCTAGTTGTCCAAAGCTGGTTTGTTGGGCCAAGAGGTGCATGGAGAAGGAGAGTGTGTCAAAGTCCCTTCCTGATCCTCAGAAGATTTATGAATACGCTATGCATCTAAGGAAGGTTGTCGGGGttgagtga
- the LOC122060098 gene encoding probable glutathione S-transferase, which yields MADEVVLLDFWPSFFGMRARIALAEKGIYYQYRDEDLQDKSPLLLQMNPVNKKIPVLVHNGKPICESLIIVQYIDETWKGKSPLLPSNPLQQAQARFWADYVDKKIFPSLRDTWSTTGEQQEAARKEFIEALKVLEGELGEKPYFGGDSFGFLDVSLVPFYSWFYAVEKCGNFSTEAESPKIIAWAKRCMERESVAKSLPDSEKVYNYVLENKKKMGLE from the exons ATGGCAGATGAGGTAGTTCTCTTGGATTTCTGGCCCAGCTTTTTTGGGATGAGGGCAAGAATCGCCTTAGCTGAGAAGGGTATCTACTACCAATATAGAGACGAGGACCTACAAGACAAGAGCCCTCTTCTGCTGCAGATGAACCCAGTTAATAAGAAGATCCCTGTATTGGTTCATAATGGAAAACCCATTTGCGAATCCCTCATTATTGTTCAATACATTGACGAAACTTGGAAGGGCAAATCTCCTCTGTTGCCTTCTAATCCACTCCAACAAGCCCAGGCCAGGTTCTGGGCTGATTACGTTGATAAGAAg ATTTTTCCCTCTCTACGGGATACATGGAGTACAACGGGAGAACAACAAGAGGCAGCTAGGAAGGAATTCATAGAGGCCTTGAAGGTTTTAGAAGGAGAGCTTGGAGAAAAGCCTTACTTCGGTGGTGACAGTTTTGGGTTCTTGGATGTGAGCCTTGTGCCCTTCTACAGCTGGTTCTACGCGGTGGAGAAATGTGGCAACTTTAGCACAGAAGCCGAGTCCCCAAAGATTATTGCTTGGGCCAAGAGGTGCATGGAGAGGGAGAGTGTGGCCAAGTCCCTACCCGACTCGGAAAAGGTCTACAACTACGTTCtagaaaacaagaagaagatgggtCTAGAGTAA
- the LOC122058820 gene encoding probable glutathione S-transferase yields MAEELSLIDFWTAPYGMRVRIALEEQGIQYQFIEEDLSTLDKSPLLLKMNPIHKKIPVLIHGGRPICESLIILQYIDEVWNETSPLLPQDPQQRAHARFWADFVDKKVYECVTNMWKKKGEALEAAKKEFIETFKLMEGAMGDDLFLGGETFGFLDIALIPFTAFFNTCEIFGNFAIEPELPKIVAWAKRCNERESVSKVLPNPPKAYEVICLARKLQGIE; encoded by the exons ATGGCAGAAGAACTCTCCCTCATTGATTTTTGGACAGCCCCTTATGGGATGAGAGTAAGGATAGCATTGGAAGAGCAAGGTATTCAGTACCAATTCATAGAAGAAGACTTATCAACCTTAGACAAGAGCCCTCTTCTGCTAAAGATGAATCCTATTCATAAGAAGATCCCTGTTCTAATTCATGGAGGAAGACCAATCTGTGAATCTCTCATCATACTCCAATATATTGACGAAGTATGGAATGAAACATCACCTTTGTTACCTCAAGACCCTCAACAGCGAGCTCATGctaggttttgggctgattttgtaGACAAGAAG GTTTATGAATGTGTAACCAACAtgtggaagaagaaaggagaagctCTTGAGGCAGCAAAGAAGGAATTCATAGAGACCTTTAAGTTGATGGAAGGAGCCATGGGAGATGATCTATTTTTGGGTGGGGAAACCTTTGGCTTCTTGGACATTGCTCTAATTCCTTTTACTGCATTCTTCAACACTTGTGAAATTTTCGGAAACTTCGCCATAGAGCCAGAATTGCCAAAAATTGTAGCATGGGCTAAAAGATGTAATGAGAGAGAAAGTGTGTCAAAAGTTCTACCTAATCCCCCAAAAGCTTATGAAGTCATTTGCCTTGCAAGAAAGTTACAAGGTATCGAATAA
- the LOC122059252 gene encoding cytochrome P450 736A117-like, whose product MSNILQWLGHQGQGDLLHVFLLLCFLLLFVFFFKSNGKGKKGLHLPPSPYKLPIIGNLHQLGPLPHHNLQTLAERHGPLMLLYFGSKPTLVVSSADAAREIMKTHDLIFSSRPNTNFGRRISYDFKNIVFTPYSDYWREVRKICVLQLLSMKRVQSYRPVREEETIAMIEKIQSSCSSSPSFSALVNLSEVLMSLSNDIICRVALGKKYGGGWRFKEMMGELGYLLGVFNVADFIPWLGWVNHVNGLEKRVEKLFVEIDSFLDHVIEDHKHGHREKDYGDDADSGGQDFVDFLLQIQKDKNAEIAIERDNIKAIVSDMFIGGTDTSNVLSQWTMAELLRHPEIMKEVQEEVRGVTKGKANITEDDIEHMHYLKAVIKEALRLHPPLPLLVPRELMETVNIQGFDIPAKTTVIVNASAIGRDSVSWDDPEKFEPKRFLNGASSVDFRGHNFQLIPFGAGRRGCPGTQFAIVVVELALASLLHKFDWALPNGASGKDLDITEAYGIICHLKSPLVAVATPHF is encoded by the exons ATGTCTAACATACTGCAATGGTTAGGGCACCAAGGCCAAGGAGACTTACTTCATGTCTTCTTGCTTCTTtgctttctccttctctttgtgTTCTTTTTCAAGAgcaatggaaaaggaaaaaagggactCCACCTACCACCTTCTCCATACAAGCTCCCTATAATAGGGAACCTACATCAATTAGGTCCTTTGCCACACCACAACCTCCAAACCTTGGCTGAAAGGCATGGCCCTCTCATGCTGTTATACTTTGGAAGCAAACCAACTCTTGTGGTTTCATCAGCTGATGCGGCTCGTGAAATCATGAAAACCCATGACTTAATCTTCTCAAGTAGACCTAATACCAACTTTGGTAGGAGAATCTCTTATGATTTCAAGAATATTGTCTTTACACCTTACAGCGATTATTGGAGAGAAGTACGAAAAATTTGTGTCCTCCAACTTCTAAGTATGAAGAGGGTTCAATCGTACCGACCAGTGAGGGAAGAAGAGACAATAGCAATGATCGAAAAAATCCAAAGCTCTTGCTCATCTTCACCTTCATTCTCAGCTCTGGTGAACTTGAGCGAGGTGCTCATGTCTCTATCAAATGATATTATCTGTAGGGTGGCTCTAGGGAAGAAGTATGGTGGGGGTTGGAGGTTTAAAGAGATGATGGGGGAATTAGGGTATCTGTTGGGAGTTTTTAATGTAGCAGACTTCATACCGTGGCTTGGATGGGTGAACCATGTAAATGGGTTGGAAAAGAGGGTTGAGAAACTTTTTGTAGAGATAgattcttttcttgatcatgtAATTGAAGATCACAAACATGGACATAGAGAAAAGGACTATGGTGACGATGCAGATAGCGGTGGCCAAGACTTTGTGGACTTCCTCCTTCAGATTCAAAAGGATAAGAATGCTGAAATTGCCATTGAGAGAGATAACATCAAAGCCATTGTATCG GATATGTTCATTGGTGGAACTGATACCTCAAATGTACTCTCACAATGGACAATGGCAGAGCTTTTAAGGCATCCAGAAATCATGAAAGAAGTCCAAGAGGAGGTAAGGGGGGTTACAAAGGGTAAAGCAAATATTACAGAAGATGATATAGAACACATGCACTATTTGAAAGCAGTGATTAAGGAGGCATTACGACTGCATCCTCCACTTCCGTTATTGGTTCCACGTGAATTGATGGAAACTGTTAATATACAAGGGTTTGATATTCCAGCTAAGACAACAGTAATAGTCAATGCATCGGCCATTGGAAGGGACTCTGTGTCATGGGATGATCCAGAGAAGTTTGAACCAAAGAGGTTCTTGAATGGTGCTAGCTCTGTTGATTTCAGAGGTCATAATTTCCAACTAATTCCATTTGGGGCAGGTCGGCGGGGATGCCCAGGAACCCAATTCGCAATCGTTGTTGTCGAGCTTGCATTAGCGAGTCTTCTACACAAGTTTGATTGGGCATTACCTAATGGAGCAAGTGGAAAGGATTTAGATATCACGGAAGCTTATGGGATTATTTGCCACTTGAAATCTCCTCTTGTAGCTGTCGCAACTCCTCATTTTTAA
- the LOC122059808 gene encoding probable glutathione S-transferase encodes MADEVVLLDFWPSFFGMRARIALAEKGIDYQYRDEDLQDKSPLLLQMNPVNKTIPVLVHNGKPICESLIIVQYIDETWKGKSPLLPSNPLQQAQARFWADYVDKKIFPSLRDTWSTTGEQQEAARKEFIEALKVLEGELGEKPYFGGDSFGFLDVSLVPFYSWFYAVEKCGNFSTEAESPKIIAWAKRCMERESVAKSLPDSEKVYSYVLENKKKMGLE; translated from the exons ATGGCAGATGAGGTAGTTCTCTTGGATTTCTGGCCCAGCTTTTTTGGGATGAGGGCAAGAATCGCCTTAGCTGAGAAGGGTATCGACTACCAATATAGAGACGAGGACCTACAAGACAAGAGCCCTCTTCTGCTGCAGATGAACCCAGTTAATAAGACGATCCCTGTATTGGTTCATAATGGAAAACCCATTTGCGAATCCCTCATTATTGTTCAATACATTGACGAAACTTGGAAGGGCAAATCTCCTCTGTTGCCTTCTAATCCACTCCAACAAGCCCAGGCCAGGTTCTGGGCTGATTACGTTGATAAGAAg ATTTTTCCCTCTCTAAGGGATACATGGAGTACAACGGGAGAACAACAAGAGGCAGCTAGGAAGGAATTCATAGAGGCCTTGAAGGTTTTAGAAGGAGAGCTTGGAGAAAAGCCTTACTTCGGTGGTGACAGTTTTGGGTTCTTGGATGTGAGCCTTGTGCCCTTCTACAGCTGGTTCTACGCGGTGGAGAAATGTGGCAACTTTAGCACAGAAGCCGAGTCCCCAAAGATTATTGCTTGGGCCAAGAGGTGCATGGAGAGGGAGAGTGTGGCCAAGTCCCTACCCGACTCGGAAAAGGTCTACAGCTACGTTCtagaaaacaagaagaagatgggtCTAGAGTAA